A window of Meleagris gallopavo isolate NT-WF06-2002-E0010 breed Aviagen turkey brand Nicholas breeding stock unplaced genomic scaffold, Turkey_5.1 ChrUn_random_7180001951117, whole genome shotgun sequence genomic DNA:
TGGGAGATCGGGGCATCATGGGAGATCAGGGGCATCATGGGAGATCGGGGGCATTGTGGGAGATCGGGGCATCATGGGAGATCGGGGGCATTGTGGGATATCGGAGGTATTATGGGATGGAAACCACCAGCATGGCGCTGCGATACGGGATGATGGCGGCCGTGGCGAACCCCGCCATCATGGGTGGGGCATTGTGGGAGATCGGGGCATTGTGGGAGATCAGGGCATCATGGGAGATCGGGGCATTGTGGGAGATCAGGGGCATCATGGGAGATCGGGGGTATTATGGGATATCGGGGCATCATGGGAGATCGGGGGTATTATGGGATGGAAACCACCAGCATGGCGCTGCGATACGGGATGATGGCGGCCGTGGGGAACCCCGCCATCATGGGTGGGGCATCGTGGGAGATCGGGGGCATCGTGGGGTGTTATGGGATattatggggtcaatgggaaaCATTGGGGTCTAcggatcaatggggtcagtggggaacaatggggtcaatgagcatcaatgggggtcaatggggtcaataggaatcaatgggatcaatggggatcaatggggtcaatgacCTCCTGACCCCAagaccccactgtgaccccacgACCCCCCATGACCCCGTGACCCCTTGCCGACCCCATGACCCCACCGTGACCCCTccgtgaccccgtgaccccacTCAGAGCGGGTTCAGGAGGAGCTGGATCGCGTTGTGGGGTCGGAGCGGCCGCCATCTTTACGGGATCGCCCGGCGCTGCCCTACACCGACGCCGTCATCCACGAGGTGCAGCGGCACCTCGACCTCATCCCACTGGGGTTCGTCCGCACCGTCACCAGGGACACCCCCTTCCGGGGGTACATCATCCCCAAGGTGCGCTAATTAGGGGTTAATTAGGCTATGGGGTGATTAGGGGGAGAGTGGGGTT
This region includes:
- the LOC104916909 gene encoding cytochrome P450 2C31-like isoform X2 — translated: METTSMALRYGMMAAVANPAIMERVQEELDRVVGSERPPSLRDRPALPYTDAVIHEVQRHLDLIPLGFVRTVTRDTPFRGYIIPKVR
- the LOC104916909 gene encoding cytochrome P450 2C31-like isoform X1; translation: METTSMALRYGMMAAVGNPAIMERVQEELDRVVGSERPPSLRDRPALPYTDAVIHEVQRHLDLIPLGFVRTVTRDTPFRGYIIPKVR